Proteins encoded by one window of Kiritimatiellia bacterium:
- a CDS encoding DNA polymerase domain-containing protein produces the protein MINSELVFGHNPEEKIVAVEADCGSDPCRVVVFSRGKTGVSKRGAPFRPFMIVENENLLEGLDGKFTIQKLAGGGPLKIAVSFQSWPEWERAKKRLVQKTGKTAGAPDAPFIMLNDPVHQHLVSSGRTFFKGMDFEDVRRMQIDIETHTAPGFEFSNPFRAEDRIIIIAMRDSAGWEEILAEGPGGEKELLKNFVARVRERDPDVIEGHNIFKFDLPYISARAERHKVDLKLGRGGETMRSHPSRFALGERMVSFAKPEIYGRHVVDTYFLLQAYDLARRSLESLSLKAAARHFGLASGGRVYIEGDRISGEFDRNPERVARYARDDVREIAALSNLLSRTYFVQAGVLPFSYQNICLRGNAAKIDALLLRAYLRRTAALPYPGKARKFEGGYTDIFREGVIRNVHHCDVSSLYPSIMLVSKIAPDRDELGLFPQMLAYFREYRLEVKRKMRQSKSPAEKHRFDSLQSAFKILINSFYGYLGFAQARFNDFNAAERVAAEGRAIIKDIINWLKKNGADPVEADTDGIYFVPPEFKSENDAEKFRGKLSAALPAGIDLEFDGEYPAMFSYKIKNYALLTGQGEIIIKGAALKSRGLEPYLRSFLRDYLRLKLESRDAEIPGLKTQYGEKINKGGFAIAELAKTETLKDAPATYAAKIAKGGRGRNAAYELALRSGRAYEAGDHVSYYIAGTKKNVAMHAAARLVAEWSPAKRDENLLYYQAKLEALYKRLQSGQGLSSEKDADG, from the coding sequence ATGATTAACAGCGAATTGGTTTTCGGGCACAATCCCGAGGAAAAAATCGTGGCGGTTGAGGCGGACTGCGGGTCTGATCCTTGTCGGGTTGTGGTTTTTTCCCGGGGAAAAACCGGAGTCAGCAAGCGCGGCGCGCCTTTCCGGCCTTTCATGATCGTTGAAAACGAAAATCTGCTGGAGGGTCTGGACGGCAAGTTCACGATTCAAAAGCTGGCGGGCGGCGGCCCGCTTAAAATTGCCGTCTCTTTCCAATCCTGGCCGGAATGGGAGCGGGCGAAAAAGCGGCTGGTCCAGAAAACGGGCAAAACCGCCGGCGCGCCCGACGCGCCTTTTATCATGCTTAACGATCCCGTGCACCAGCACCTGGTTTCTTCGGGCCGCACCTTTTTCAAGGGCATGGACTTTGAGGATGTGCGCCGGATGCAGATAGACATTGAAACCCATACCGCGCCGGGTTTTGAATTCAGCAATCCTTTCCGCGCCGAAGACCGGATCATCATCATCGCCATGCGCGACAGCGCCGGCTGGGAGGAAATCCTCGCGGAGGGGCCGGGCGGCGAAAAAGAGCTGTTGAAAAATTTTGTCGCGCGCGTGCGCGAACGCGACCCGGACGTAATAGAAGGCCACAATATTTTCAAGTTTGACCTGCCTTACATTTCCGCCCGCGCCGAGCGGCATAAGGTTGATTTAAAGCTGGGGCGCGGCGGGGAAACAATGCGGTCGCACCCCAGCCGGTTTGCGCTCGGCGAAAGAATGGTTTCTTTCGCCAAGCCCGAAATATACGGCCGGCACGTCGTTGACACTTATTTCCTCCTGCAGGCCTATGATCTGGCGCGCCGCTCGCTGGAAAGCCTCAGCCTGAAGGCGGCGGCGCGCCATTTCGGGCTGGCATCCGGCGGACGGGTTTATATTGAGGGCGACCGGATTTCCGGGGAATTTGACCGCAATCCGGAGCGCGTTGCCCGCTATGCGCGCGATGATGTCCGCGAAATCGCCGCCTTGAGCAATCTGCTCTCGCGCACTTATTTTGTCCAGGCCGGGGTGTTGCCCTTCAGTTATCAGAACATCTGCCTGCGCGGCAACGCCGCCAAGATTGACGCCCTTCTCCTGCGCGCTTATCTGCGCCGGACAGCGGCCCTGCCGTATCCGGGAAAAGCGCGGAAATTTGAGGGCGGTTACACCGATATATTCCGGGAAGGCGTCATCCGCAACGTCCACCATTGCGACGTCAGCTCCCTGTATCCATCCATCATGCTCGTCAGCAAAATAGCGCCGGACCGCGATGAACTCGGGCTTTTTCCGCAGATGCTTGCCTATTTCCGCGAATACCGCCTTGAAGTCAAACGGAAAATGCGGCAGAGCAAATCCCCGGCCGAGAAGCATCGTTTTGATTCCCTGCAAAGCGCGTTCAAAATACTGATCAACTCGTTTTACGGCTACCTGGGTTTCGCCCAGGCGCGTTTCAATGATTTCAACGCCGCCGAGCGGGTTGCCGCCGAGGGGCGGGCCATAATCAAGGACATCATCAACTGGCTCAAAAAAAACGGCGCGGATCCGGTGGAGGCCGATACCGACGGCATTTATTTTGTCCCGCCGGAGTTTAAATCCGAAAATGACGCGGAAAAATTCCGCGGAAAATTGAGCGCGGCCCTGCCCGCGGGCATTGATTTGGAATTTGACGGCGAATATCCGGCCATGTTCAGTTATAAAATAAAAAATTACGCCCTTTTGACCGGCCAGGGCGAGATCATCATCAAGGGCGCCGCCTTGAAGTCGCGCGGCCTTGAGCCCTATCTGCGTTCTTTCCTGCGCGATTATCTGCGTCTGAAACTTGAATCCAGGGACGCCGAAATTCCGGGGCTGAAAACGCAATACGGGGAAAAAATAAACAAGGGCGGTTTTGCAATCGCCGAACTCGCCAAAACCGAGACCTTAAAGGATGCGCCCGCCACTTACGCGGCCAAAATCGCGAAAGGCGGCCGGGGCAGAAACGCCGCCTACGAGCTGGCCCTGCGTTCGGGCCGCGCTTACGAAGCCGGCGACCACGTTTCCTATTATATTGCCGGCACGAAAAAAAATGTGGCCATGCACGCGGCCGCCCGCCTGGTCGCGGAGTGGAGCCCGGCAAA
- a CDS encoding glycoside hydrolase family 130 protein, whose product MQDAARILKRHPANPLLHVKDYPGTAQLYNPSPVIYNDETLLLVSVVEHAARRGYGRDVGQTRIARSSDGVHFALGMEDFIGVQSEEFPWSLCHHFIDNRVTKIDDVYYIVTPVMVRDFVSPVGMLGRTMDFITYERMGIITQPRNRGASLFPEKIGGKYWKLDRPGGDTRCSGDLWISSSPDLLHWGGFRPVLAANYRFWNEKKIGPTPPIKTDKGWLVIIHGVSAPAGGTYYYIGAMLLDLKEPWKVIGKTNSYILGPEEEYERHGNCDNTVFPCGAIADQAKDELRLYYGACDQCVCLATGSLNSLIQACLDEI is encoded by the coding sequence ATGCAAGACGCCGCAAGAATATTAAAACGTCACCCGGCCAATCCGCTGCTGCATGTCAAGGATTATCCCGGAACAGCCCAGCTTTACAATCCCTCGCCGGTAATTTACAATGACGAAACCTTGCTGTTGGTTTCGGTGGTGGAACATGCGGCCAGACGCGGCTATGGCCGGGATGTTGGGCAGACAAGAATCGCTAGAAGCAGCGACGGTGTTCATTTCGCCCTTGGCATGGAAGACTTCATTGGCGTGCAGTCCGAAGAATTTCCCTGGTCCCTTTGTCATCATTTCATAGATAACCGCGTTACAAAAATAGACGATGTTTATTATATCGTGACGCCGGTTATGGTCCGTGATTTCGTCTCACCCGTGGGCATGCTTGGAAGGACCATGGATTTTATAACCTATGAACGCATGGGGATTATTACCCAGCCGCGCAACCGGGGAGCATCGCTTTTTCCGGAAAAAATCGGCGGAAAATACTGGAAGCTTGACCGGCCCGGCGGCGACACCCGCTGTAGCGGCGACCTCTGGATTTCATCGTCGCCCGATCTACTGCACTGGGGCGGATTTCGGCCGGTATTGGCGGCCAATTACCGGTTCTGGAACGAAAAAAAGATCGGGCCGACTCCGCCCATAAAAACGGACAAAGGCTGGCTGGTGATAATTCACGGGGTTTCTGCTCCTGCCGGAGGAACCTATTATTACATTGGCGCCATGCTGCTGGATTTGAAAGAACCATGGAAAGTGATCGGGAAAACGAACAGTTATATTCTGGGGCCTGAAGAGGAATACGAGCGGCACGGCAACTGCGATAATACCGTTTTTCCATGCGGCGCCATAGCGGATCAAGCCAAGGATGAACTGCGGCTCTATTACGGGGCTTGCGATCAATGTGTTTGCCTCGCCACCGGCAGCCTCAACAGCCTTATCCAAGCTTGCCTTGATGAAATTTGA
- a CDS encoding Rne/Rng family ribonuclease yields MFGFRRRKKTNRKEIIISVEKLEIRVAVLENGVLEDFKIEHPTEERIVGSIFKGKVQNLEDGLQAAFIDIGMKKNAFLHYWDMFPEDVARIEAIDGGSGGETRSHSRRRNYSREEIAKHYPVGSEIIIQINKGPIGTKGPRVTANLSIPSRFFVLMPGSSLRGISRKIEDEKERKRLKKILRRLPVPEGCGLIIRTAGVGASGSSFVRDMRSLLAAWQAIQTAAAGKPAPACLYEEPDLIERVVRDSVTEDLDGIIVDSAEEYERIRNILAAVSRRARGILKHYDGVRPVFEHYGVEQHLEEAFRRKVVLKSGGYIIFDETEALIAVDVNTGQHKGASSQDEVILQVNTEAVHEIARHLRLRNMGGLIVIDLIDMRHKRHRNAVYHALREALKKDKARTHILPISQLGLLEMTRQRVDESIESTMYMNCPYCNGRGSVKSLFNMSVEIQRRLLAIMRQSQRGDKESLALRITVNPTILTRLREEDEELLLKMQEQFHGRLSFRPDPNCHMEEISIVNAETGQELFNNRTR; encoded by the coding sequence ATGTTTGGTTTTCGCAGAAGAAAAAAAACAAACCGCAAGGAAATTATTATCAGCGTGGAAAAACTTGAAATCAGAGTCGCCGTGCTGGAAAACGGAGTGTTGGAGGATTTCAAAATTGAGCACCCCACCGAGGAAAGAATTGTCGGCAGCATCTTCAAGGGAAAGGTGCAGAATCTTGAGGATGGTCTGCAGGCCGCTTTTATTGATATCGGCATGAAAAAGAACGCTTTTCTCCATTATTGGGACATGTTCCCGGAGGACGTGGCGCGGATTGAGGCGATAGACGGCGGCAGCGGCGGAGAAACGCGTTCTCATTCACGCCGCCGCAATTATTCCCGGGAGGAAATCGCGAAACATTATCCGGTCGGCTCCGAAATCATTATCCAGATTAACAAGGGCCCGATCGGCACGAAGGGCCCGCGCGTAACGGCGAATCTCAGTATTCCGAGCAGGTTTTTCGTGCTCATGCCGGGCAGTTCGCTGCGCGGCATATCGCGTAAGATAGAAGACGAGAAAGAAAGGAAACGTTTAAAAAAAATACTCCGGCGCCTGCCTGTGCCGGAGGGATGCGGCCTGATAATCCGGACGGCCGGCGTCGGCGCGTCCGGGTCAAGCTTTGTGCGCGATATGCGTTCGTTGCTGGCGGCCTGGCAGGCCATTCAGACCGCCGCGGCCGGCAAGCCCGCTCCGGCCTGCTTATACGAGGAGCCCGACCTTATTGAGCGCGTTGTGCGCGATTCCGTCACGGAAGACCTGGACGGCATCATTGTTGATTCGGCGGAGGAATACGAACGCATCAGGAATATTCTCGCGGCTGTTTCGCGGCGCGCCCGGGGTATTTTGAAACACTATGACGGCGTCCGGCCCGTTTTTGAGCATTACGGAGTTGAACAGCATCTGGAAGAAGCGTTCCGCCGCAAGGTGGTGCTCAAGTCGGGCGGTTACATAATTTTTGACGAAACCGAGGCGCTGATCGCCGTGGACGTCAACACCGGACAGCATAAGGGCGCTTCTTCGCAGGACGAAGTGATTCTCCAGGTCAATACCGAGGCCGTGCATGAGATCGCGCGGCATTTACGCCTGCGCAATATGGGCGGGTTGATTGTCATAGATTTGATTGACATGCGGCACAAACGGCACCGCAATGCGGTTTATCACGCCCTACGGGAGGCGCTGAAGAAAGACAAGGCGCGCACTCATATTCTTCCGATTTCCCAGTTGGGCTTGCTTGAAATGACCCGCCAGCGCGTGGATGAAAGCATAGAATCCACCATGTATATGAACTGCCCCTATTGCAATGGAAGGGGAAGCGTCAAATCATTGTTTAATATGAGCGTTGAAATCCAGCGCCGGCTTTTGGCCATCATGCGCCAGTCTCAGCGCGGTGACAAGGAGAGCCTGGCCCTGCGGATCACCGTCAACCCCACGATCCTGACCCGCCTGCGCGAGGAGGACGAGGAACTGCTCCTGAAAATGCAGGAACAGTTTCACGGCCGGCTCTCTTTCCGGCCGGACCCCAACTGCCACATGGAGGAAATCTCAATTGTCAACGCCGAAACCGGCCAGGAGTTGTTTAACAACCGGACCCGCTGA
- the mrdA gene encoding penicillin-binding protein 2: protein MRLTDREKKRLLILALIMFGSLALLAGAIWFIQIGQGHDYLLSQDRQSIRRVRLPTVRGRIFDRNGICLAGNQPDYGICIYLEELLRSGKKRPTARKAWDMVQELARITGVEPQTTLRRINDHIYMRKPLPMPVWLHLDHKAMARFAEISMHFPAADIALYPKRIYPCGALAGHIIGYVGTGKAGEDTERDYHYYLPDMEGKRGLEKVYNKWLAGSAGGSLIRIDVAGFKHDEESIREPVPGGDLRLSLDLRLQRLAEEALAGECGAAVIVNPENGDVLAMASAPGFDPGMFYPHLAVHTWQALVEDKRKPLFNRAISGSYAPGSIFKPLIAIAALIQGKATADTVLKCDGSLALGGRVFSCHGGVAHGDLDIARALEVSCNVFFYKLGLQCGYDAIYHMALAAGFGEKTGLDLDGESAGLLPSKSWKRQTKGELWRDGDTCNIAIGQGDLLVTPLQMAMFAAAIANGGRLYRPRLVIGRKRHDQSEFEPVPPILERDLRWSADHLAVVREGMRRVVCEPSGTGHLAGLPQVAMAGKTGTAEFGRKGSGRQRGWMILFAPFARPQYAVAMVMDAASGSGGADVGPRLGKMMAEIFADERRSAE, encoded by the coding sequence ATGCGACTAACTGACCGGGAAAAAAAACGATTGTTGATCCTGGCGTTGATAATGTTCGGCAGCCTGGCCCTGCTGGCCGGCGCGATCTGGTTTATTCAGATCGGGCAGGGACATGACTATCTTCTCAGCCAGGACCGGCAGTCAATCCGCCGCGTGCGTCTGCCGACCGTGCGCGGACGGATCTTTGACCGGAATGGGATATGCCTGGCCGGCAACCAGCCGGATTACGGGATATGCATTTATCTTGAAGAACTGCTGCGTTCCGGCAAAAAACGTCCGACCGCCCGGAAAGCCTGGGACATGGTTCAGGAACTGGCCCGGATTACCGGCGTTGAGCCGCAGACCACCTTAAGGCGGATCAACGACCATATTTACATGCGCAAGCCCCTGCCCATGCCGGTCTGGCTCCATCTTGACCATAAGGCCATGGCGCGTTTCGCGGAAATCAGCATGCATTTTCCCGCCGCGGATATCGCGCTCTATCCAAAGCGCATCTATCCCTGCGGCGCCTTGGCCGGCCACATTATCGGATATGTGGGAACCGGCAAAGCCGGCGAGGATACCGAGCGGGATTATCACTATTATCTTCCCGACATGGAAGGCAAAAGAGGGCTGGAGAAAGTCTATAATAAATGGCTGGCCGGGAGCGCGGGCGGGAGTTTGATCCGGATTGACGTGGCGGGATTCAAGCATGACGAAGAAAGCATCCGCGAACCTGTTCCCGGCGGCGACCTGCGCCTCAGTCTGGATTTACGCCTGCAGCGTCTGGCGGAGGAGGCGCTCGCCGGCGAATGCGGCGCGGCGGTAATCGTGAATCCCGAAAACGGCGATGTTCTCGCCATGGCCAGCGCCCCGGGTTTTGATCCCGGTATGTTTTATCCGCATCTCGCGGTTCACACCTGGCAGGCCCTGGTGGAGGATAAACGCAAGCCGCTTTTTAACCGCGCCATATCCGGTTCGTATGCGCCCGGCAGCATTTTTAAACCGTTGATTGCCATCGCGGCCCTGATTCAGGGCAAGGCCACCGCGGACACGGTCCTGAAATGCGACGGTTCGCTTGCGCTCGGCGGCCGCGTTTTTTCCTGCCACGGGGGCGTGGCGCACGGCGACCTTGATATCGCGCGCGCGCTGGAAGTATCCTGTAACGTGTTTTTCTACAAACTGGGATTGCAGTGCGGCTATGACGCGATTTATCATATGGCCCTGGCCGCCGGGTTCGGCGAAAAGACCGGGCTTGACCTTGACGGCGAGTCCGCCGGTCTGCTTCCTTCCAAGAGCTGGAAACGGCAGACAAAAGGCGAGCTCTGGCGCGACGGCGACACCTGCAATATCGCCATTGGCCAGGGCGACCTGCTGGTGACGCCCCTGCAAATGGCGATGTTTGCGGCCGCCATCGCAAACGGGGGGCGTTTATACCGTCCCCGGCTTGTCATCGGCCGGAAACGGCACGACCAGAGCGAGTTTGAGCCTGTCCCGCCGATTCTTGAACGCGACCTGCGCTGGTCGGCCGATCATTTGGCGGTGGTCAGGGAAGGCATGCGCCGCGTTGTTTGCGAACCTTCCGGCACGGGCCATTTGGCCGGCCTGCCGCAGGTCGCAATGGCGGGCAAGACCGGCACGGCCGAATTCGGCCGGAAGGGCTCCGGCCGGCAGCGCGGCTGGATGATTCTCTTTGCGCCTTTCGCCCGTCCGCAGTACGCGGTTGCCATGGTCATGGATGCGGCTTCCGGCAGCGGCGGGGCCGACGTCGGACCGCGGCTGGGAAAAATGATGGCGGAAATTTTTGCGGACGAGAGGCGGAGCGCAGAATAA
- a CDS encoding substrate-binding domain-containing protein: MNIQESILDGNSKIPKYFQLKNILLQQILEKKADERFYSERELAALYKVSVFTARQALAELVKGEKLVRLHGKGTFIANHSKTIKLEDARIGLAWQEDIEVNGVVFTYEILNLMADCDRRHIHLSTFTYPRQGLRNSACLLRNMLDQKRLDALLIYCVPLDIGDIAWLQDRQVPFILAGTDLFEDNIFSVMGDVFEGIRMAMNHLAELKHTRIGLVNTAMNNYLKATAVLGYRSALDKRDIPFKPELIIDMPYGEDIDLGRFDKWVEAARPTGILTVEEVMALGVMKRLLCTGKSVPGDISVIGYSDRLPPSCYPVSLTTIDTRIRIQNQKTLDLLSDMISGKPVQQQHVKIAPELVVRSSTAVCPSFSYEQQIDHPEKYSAAAKAVTEPGYNRRQICKTPQEY, translated from the coding sequence ATGAATATACAAGAATCAATATTGGACGGTAATTCTAAAATTCCCAAGTATTTCCAATTAAAGAATATTTTATTGCAACAGATATTGGAAAAGAAAGCGGACGAAAGATTTTACTCGGAACGCGAGTTGGCAGCCTTATACAAGGTAAGCGTATTTACAGCGCGCCAGGCGCTGGCCGAACTGGTCAAGGGGGAAAAACTGGTCAGATTACATGGTAAAGGCACCTTTATTGCCAATCATTCAAAAACAATAAAGCTGGAAGACGCCAGAATCGGCTTGGCATGGCAAGAGGACATAGAAGTGAATGGTGTTGTTTTTACATACGAGATATTGAATCTAATGGCCGACTGCGACCGCCGGCATATACATTTGTCAACCTTTACCTATCCCAGGCAGGGATTGCGTAATTCTGCCTGCCTGTTGCGCAATATGTTGGATCAAAAGCGGTTGGATGCGCTGTTGATCTATTGTGTTCCCCTTGATATTGGCGATATAGCATGGCTTCAAGACAGACAGGTTCCGTTCATATTGGCAGGAACAGACCTTTTTGAGGACAATATATTTAGTGTCATGGGAGATGTTTTTGAGGGAATACGCATGGCAATGAATCATCTGGCCGAACTGAAACACACCCGGATTGGCCTAGTCAACACCGCGATGAATAATTATCTCAAGGCAACGGCCGTTTTGGGATATCGTTCGGCTCTGGACAAGCGTGATATTCCCTTTAAGCCGGAGTTGATTATAGATATGCCGTACGGCGAAGATATAGATCTTGGCCGATTTGACAAGTGGGTGGAGGCTGCGCGTCCGACCGGCATTCTAACGGTGGAAGAGGTAATGGCACTGGGAGTTATGAAAAGACTTTTGTGCACCGGTAAATCCGTGCCCGGAGATATCTCGGTGATCGGATACAGCGACCGGCTGCCTCCTTCGTGTTACCCGGTATCCCTGACCACGATAGACACCCGGATTCGCATTCAGAATCAAAAGACGCTGGATTTATTAAGCGATATGATCAGCGGCAAGCCTGTGCAACAACAGCATGTCAAGATTGCGCCGGAACTGGTTGTGCGCTCATCAACCGCCGTTTGTCCTTCCTTTTCATATGAACAACAAATTGATCATCCGGAAAAATATTCCGCAGCGGCCAAAGCCGTCACGGAACCAGGGTATAATCGGAGGCAAATATGCAAGACGCCGCAAGAATATTAA
- the rodA gene encoding rod shape-determining protein RodA has product MRNIIQQLRRLNFPILAAMFVLLGLGIVFIYSATANMADREGIRLYEKQIGWAALGFACFLGFALTDYHYLTRLAWWIYAAGLILLALVFVPHIGLEMYGAKRWLQVGGARLFQPAEFMKIALAIVLARLFGWPGRPVRRLRYAVIGVLVTLLPAALIIKQPDLGTAIVFFPVLLGVMFAAGAPGKTIFFFLATAGLIVLLALSVVFLPARFGLPEQEHKELLMRAGITPYQRERILVFFDSGRDPLGSGWNKAQSRIAVGSGGLFGKGFLRGTQNILGFLPRTVKPTDFVFAVIAEEKGFAGVLFTLTVFAVLIYGALRSAAVARDKMGRLLCVGLAAMIFCHIFINIAMTVGLAPITGIPLPLISYGGTFIVSTMSALGIVQSVHIRGDWQS; this is encoded by the coding sequence ATGAGGAACATAATTCAGCAATTGCGCCGCTTGAACTTTCCGATTCTGGCGGCCATGTTTGTTCTGCTCGGCCTGGGCATTGTGTTCATCTACAGCGCCACTGCCAACATGGCCGATCGGGAGGGCATACGGCTGTATGAGAAACAGATCGGATGGGCGGCGCTGGGTTTTGCCTGTTTCCTTGGTTTTGCCCTGACGGATTATCATTATTTGACCCGTCTGGCCTGGTGGATCTACGCGGCCGGCCTGATCCTGCTGGCGCTGGTTTTTGTGCCGCATATCGGGCTGGAGATGTACGGGGCCAAACGCTGGCTGCAGGTGGGCGGGGCGCGTCTTTTCCAACCGGCGGAATTCATGAAAATCGCCCTGGCGATTGTGCTCGCCCGTTTGTTCGGCTGGCCCGGCCGGCCGGTGCGCCGCTTAAGGTATGCCGTTATCGGCGTGCTTGTCACCCTTTTGCCGGCCGCGCTGATTATCAAGCAGCCCGATCTGGGCACGGCAATCGTATTTTTCCCGGTCCTGCTGGGCGTGATGTTCGCCGCCGGCGCGCCGGGAAAAACAATATTCTTTTTCCTGGCTACCGCCGGCTTGATCGTGCTGCTGGCGCTCTCCGTTGTTTTTCTGCCGGCGCGCTTCGGATTGCCGGAGCAGGAGCACAAGGAATTATTGATGCGCGCCGGCATCACCCCGTACCAGCGGGAGCGGATTCTCGTGTTTTTTGACAGCGGGCGCGACCCGCTCGGTTCGGGATGGAACAAGGCCCAGTCGCGGATCGCCGTCGGCTCCGGCGGCTTGTTCGGCAAAGGTTTTCTGCGGGGCACCCAGAATATACTCGGATTTTTGCCGCGGACGGTCAAGCCGACTGATTTTGTCTTTGCGGTGATCGCCGAGGAAAAAGGTTTTGCCGGGGTCCTTTTTACCCTGACGGTTTTTGCGGTGCTGATTTACGGCGCCCTGCGGTCAGCCGCGGTGGCGCGCGACAAAATGGGCAGGTTGTTATGCGTCGGATTGGCGGCCATGATTTTCTGCCATATTTTCATCAACATCGCCATGACCGTTGGTTTGGCGCCGATTACCGGCATTCCGTTGCCGCTGATCAGTTATGGCGGCACATTTATCGTAAGCACCATGTCGGCTTTGGGCATCGTGCAAAGCGTGCATATCAGAGGAGATTGGCAGTCTTAA
- a CDS encoding rod shape-determining protein, with protein MLGRIFDLFSNDLGIDLGTANSLVYVKDRGIVLREPSVVAIQTGTNRVLAVGAEAKRMLGRTPGNITAIRPMKDGVIADFEITEAMLRYFIRKVQGNRIMVRPRIIISVPSGITEVEKRAVKDSAAHAGAREVYLIEEPMAAAIGVGLPVQEPAGNMIIDIGGGTTEVALISLAGIVFSRSVRVGGDEMDEAIIQYMKRAYNLMIGERSAEQIKINIGSAYPLAEETSMEVKGRDLVAGLPKTLTLTSEEVREALREPVMAIVEAVRFTLERCPPELSADLVDRGIVMAGGGALLHGIDKLVAEQTGLPVHMADDPLSAVAEGTGMVLHELKFLRKVASYGA; from the coding sequence ATGCTGGGGCGGATTTTTGATCTGTTTTCAAACGATCTTGGCATAGACCTTGGCACGGCGAACAGCTTGGTCTATGTCAAAGACCGGGGAATTGTGCTGCGGGAACCGTCGGTGGTTGCCATTCAAACCGGGACCAACCGCGTTCTGGCGGTCGGCGCGGAAGCCAAGCGGATGCTGGGCCGCACGCCGGGTAATATAACGGCCATCAGGCCGATGAAGGACGGCGTTATTGCCGACTTTGAAATTACCGAGGCCATGTTGCGCTACTTTATCCGCAAGGTGCAGGGCAACCGCATCATGGTCCGCCCCAGAATCATTATTTCAGTACCCAGCGGAATAACGGAGGTGGAGAAACGGGCGGTAAAAGACTCCGCTGCGCACGCGGGCGCCCGAGAAGTGTATTTAATTGAAGAACCCATGGCGGCGGCGATCGGCGTGGGGCTTCCGGTCCAGGAGCCGGCCGGCAATATGATTATTGATATCGGCGGCGGGACAACCGAGGTGGCCCTGATTTCATTGGCAGGCATTGTGTTCAGCCGCAGCGTCCGCGTGGGCGGCGACGAAATGGATGAGGCCATTATTCAGTATATGAAGAGAGCGTATAACCTTATGATTGGCGAACGCAGCGCCGAGCAGATCAAGATAAACATCGGATCCGCCTATCCCCTGGCCGAGGAAACCAGCATGGAGGTCAAGGGCCGGGACCTGGTGGCGGGATTGCCGAAAACGCTGACCCTCACTTCTGAAGAAGTCCGGGAAGCGCTGCGCGAACCGGTCATGGCCATCGTGGAGGCGGTGCGTTTCACGCTTGAGCGCTGTCCGCCGGAACTCTCGGCCGATCTGGTTGACCGGGGGATTGTCATGGCCGGAGGGGGGGCTTTACTGCACGGCATAGACAAACTCGTGGCCGAACAAACCGGGTTGCCGGTTCATATGGCTGACGACCCTCTCAGCGCCGTGGCGGAAGGGACGGGCATGGTTCTGCACGAGCTCAAGTTCTTGCGCAAAGTGGCCAGTTACGGCGCTTGA
- the mreC gene encoding rod shape-determining protein MreC, producing the protein MKRDIFIFIFFFILMGVLFSLPPEQTNAVSGFIRDIFAVPQAGFRRASDRAGDFTRSKRELADENRRLRLENETLRDKIRQSEPLERENRELRALLKLKSTSGYRLLPSQLLARDVNGWWQTARLDKGGEDGIRPGLPVIGPDGLLGQIVDVSRTTADMLFLTSPKVRIAARLARSDVFGIVRGQGASWQGPAVCRLDYIAKDAEINPADEVISSGLGGVYPAGLVIGYVKSVQADASGLFQYAEVTPAADFRSLDVVFIVLPERNGPAPGQTEQEQIAP; encoded by the coding sequence ATGAAACGCGATATTTTTATTTTTATCTTTTTTTTCATTCTGATGGGCGTTTTGTTCAGTCTGCCGCCGGAACAGACGAACGCCGTCTCGGGATTTATCCGGGATATTTTCGCCGTTCCGCAGGCGGGGTTCCGGCGGGCAAGCGACCGGGCAGGTGATTTCACCCGCAGTAAGCGAGAACTGGCGGATGAAAACAGGCGGTTGCGCCTGGAGAATGAAACTTTGCGCGATAAAATCCGGCAAAGCGAGCCGTTGGAGCGGGAAAACCGGGAATTGCGCGCGTTGCTTAAGTTGAAATCAACATCCGGCTACCGCCTGCTGCCCTCCCAACTGCTGGCGCGGGACGTCAACGGCTGGTGGCAGACGGCCCGGCTTGACAAGGGCGGGGAGGACGGCATCCGGCCCGGTCTTCCCGTCATCGGTCCGGATGGGCTGTTGGGTCAGATTGTTGACGTTTCCCGCACCACGGCGGACATGCTGTTCCTGACCAGTCCCAAGGTAAGAATCGCCGCCCGTCTTGCGCGTTCGGACGTTTTCGGGATTGTCCGCGGCCAGGGCGCGTCGTGGCAGGGCCCCGCCGTCTGCCGCTTGGATTATATCGCGAAGGATGCCGAGATCAATCCGGCGGACGAAGTGATATCTTCCGGTCTGGGCGGGGTTTATCCCGCGGGCCTGGTTATCGGCTATGTCAAGAGCGTGCAGGCTGACGCTTCCGGCCTTTTTCAATACGCCGAAGTTACGCCGGCGGCGGACTTCAGATCGCTGGACGTGGTTTTTATCGTTCTGCCTGAGAGGAACGGGCCGGCGCCCGGACAAACGGAACAGGAGCAAATAGCCCCATGA